The following coding sequences lie in one Klebsiella huaxiensis genomic window:
- a CDS encoding VF530 family protein, with translation MQHAKDPLHGITLEVLLNALVAKYGWAELAKRININCFKSDPSIKSSLKFLRRTPWARKEVEELYIDSLTGVESDVTDAPAESPWANWQKK, from the coding sequence ATGCAGCACGCAAAAGATCCTCTGCACGGTATCACGCTGGAAGTCCTGCTCAATGCGCTGGTCGCTAAATACGGTTGGGCTGAACTGGCGAAGCGTATCAATATTAATTGCTTTAAAAGCGATCCGAGTATTAAGTCGAGCCTGAAGTTTTTACGCCGCACGCCGTGGGCGCGCAAAGAGGTGGAGGAGCTGTATATCGATTCGCTTACGGGTGTGGAGTCAGACGTTACGGATGCCCCGGCAGAGAGTCCGTGGGCGAACTGGCAGAAAAAGTAA